In Podospora pseudoanserina strain CBS 124.78 chromosome 5, whole genome shotgun sequence, a single window of DNA contains:
- a CDS encoding hypothetical protein (COG:E; CAZy:AA3; EggNog:ENOG503NXH9): MLLSWLSFTAAVASAARIPPRQSQQPNHVLEDFVNRLRNLIPDSLGGLTPVLGTSTEYEYVVVGAGTAGTTLAVRLAQSGARVALVEAGSYYDLTNPIISSTPGLDVLLIGSDPLNSNPLVDWNFVAKNQPGTNFRDIHFARGKCVGGSSALNFMIYQRPTVQSMQLWADSVNDSSYTFSNTLPYFQKSVQFTPPNMNKRFANSTPGYNAAAFPATSNNPLHVSFANYAQSFSTWLKAGFATIGIGETPDFNSGSLMGAQYCTSTIRPVDQTRSSSASSFLKTALVNNLFNLKVYTATRAEKILFNSNKKATGVRVKTGLVSYTLSASKEVIISAGAFHSPQLLMVSGIGPADQLQAHNIPILSNLPGVGQNMWDHPTFGPSYPVDLITLTKEARDPIYLAEQLVQYTTNQSGTLTNPVADFLAWEKIPPPLRQTQFSPSTQAKLAQFPPDWPEVEYISGAGFVGDFSNFLLVQPSDGRQYATILNVLNTPLSRGNVTITSASTADLPVINPAWLTDRADQELAVAAYKRARQAFTSSGLAPIVAGEEAYPGPGVQSDGEILEAIRNSLMTLWHPACTCKMGRDGDPMAVLDSKARVRGVSGLRVVDASSFPILPPGHPQSTVYMLAEKIADDILQG; encoded by the exons ATGCTTCTCTCCTGGCTGTCCTTCACAGCCGCGGTCGCCTCAGCGGCTCGCATCCCACCCCGCcaatcccaacaaccaaatcATGTTCTTGAAGACTTTGTTAACCGACTCAGGAATCTTATTCCTGACTCACTGGGCGGCTTAACTCCTGTGCTCGGGACATCAACGGAGTATGAgtatgtggtggtgggcgcaGGCACAGCGGGTACCACACTTGCTGTGCGTTTGGCCCAGAGCGGTGCCAGAGTTGCTCTTGTTGAAGCAG GCAGCTACTATGACCTGACGAATCCAATCATCAGCAGTACCCCTGGGCTAGATGTTCTGCTGATCGGCAGCGATCCCTTGAATTCCAATCCCCTTGTGGACTGGAACTTTGTTGCCAAAAACCAGCCAGGTACAAACTTTAGGGACATTCATTTTGCCAGGGGAAAATGTGTGGGCGGATC ATCAGCCCTGAACTTCATGATCTACCAGCGTCCAACAGTCCAGTCGATGCAGTTGTGGGCCGACTCTGTCAACGACTCAAGCTACACCTTTTCCAACACTCTACCGTACTTCCAAAAGAGCGTCCAGttcacaccaccaaacatgAACAAACGCTTCGCCAACTCCACACCAGGGTACAACGCCGCAGCGTTCCcggccaccagcaacaaccctcTTCACGTCTCCTTCGCCAATTACGCGCAATCGTTTTCCACCTGGCTGAAGGCTGGTTTTGCCACCATCGGGATAGGCGAGACACCGGACTTCAACAGCGGCAGCCTCATGGGAGCTCAATActgcacctccaccatccggCCGGTAGACCAGACCCGTTCCAGCTCTGCGTCTTCCTTCCTCAAGACGGCTCTCGTTAACAACCTGTTCAACCTCAAAGTCTACACCGCCACCCGCGCAGAAAAGatcctcttcaacagcaacaaaaaggCCACCGGTGTCCGTGTAAAAACAGGGCTGGTTTCGTACACCCTATCCGCAAGCAAAGAAGTCATCATCTCCGCCGGCGCCTTCCActcccctcaactcctcatGGTGTCAGGTATCGGCCCCGCTGATCAACTCCAAGCCCacaacatccccatcctATCCAACCTCCCAGGCGTAGGCCAAAATATGTGGGACCACCCCACCTTCGGCCCCTCCTACCCCGTCgacctcatcaccctcaccaaagaAGCCCGAGACCCAATCTACCTCGCCGAGCAATTGGTTCAGTACACAACGAACCAATCCGGCACACTGACCAACCCCGTCGCGGACTTTTTAGCCTGGGAGAagatcccccctcccctccgccaaacCCAGTTCTCACCATCCACCCAAGCAAAGCTCGCCCAGTTCCCACCTGACTGGCCAGAGGTAGAATACATCTCCGGCGCTGGCTTCGTAGGTGACTTTAGCAACTTTTTGCTTGTCCAGCCCTCAGACGGGAGGCAATATGCTACTATTCTCAACGTCCTAAACACTCCCCTGTCAAGAGGGAATGTGACGATTACTTCTGCTAGTACGGCTGATTTACCTGTTATCAACCCTGCTTGGTTGACGGATCGGGCGGATCAAGAGTTGGCAGTTGCGGCGTATAAGAGGGCGAGACAGGCGTTTACCTCTAGTGGGCTGGCGCCGATTGTAGCCGGGGAGGAGGCCTACCCTGGGCCGGGGGTGCAGAGTGATGGGGAGATTTTGGAAGCGATTAGGAATAGCTTGATGACGCTGTGGCATCCGGCTTGTACGTGTaagatggggagggatggggatccgatggcggtgttggatTCCAAGGCAAGGGTTAGGGGGGTGAGTGGGTTGAGGGTTGTGGATGCGAGTTCTTTTCCGATATTGCCGCCGGGGCATCCGCAGAGTACTGTTT ATATGTTGGCGGAGAAGATTGCGGATGATATCCTTCAGGGGTAA